In the genome of Streptomyces lydicus, the window TGCTGCCCGGGACGAACACGACCGTCGTTTCACCGGAGCGGGTGAGAAACCAGACGGGTTTCTGCGCCGTTCGCGGTCGTCATCTTGCCTTCGTGCGGCACTTGCCAAGCATCGAGCTGGTCGAGGCGCCAGCGTCGGATGAGCGCCCTGCCTGCCGTACTGCGGTAGATGGAGTCCACTGGTGGAGTATCGCGTGTCGTGCTGGACGGTGAGTGCCAAAAGCCCTACGGGATAGGTAGGTTCAGCGGCTGGCGGCACTACGGGCCTCGACCGGGGTGCCGGGCCGCCGGCTGGCTAGAGTGGCTGCTATGAGCGAGCATCCCGGACCTCGGACCGTGTCGCCGGTGCTGCTCGGCGCGGGTGGCGGCGACGGTGACTGGTTGCCCGTCACCGCCGGCGAGTCGCGAGCCGTTGTCTTCCGTAGTGCGGACGCTGCCCGGTACGCCAAATGCGTGCCTGCTGTCGACGCCGTCGGCCTGAAGGCCGAGCGCGACCGGATCGCATGGCTGGGCGGCCAGGGCATACCGGGACCTCGTGTGCTCGACTGGCATTCCGGTAGTGCGGGTGCCTGCCTGGTGACCAGTGCCGTCCCTGGCGTGCCCGCTGACCAAGTGTCCGCCGCGGACCTGCGAGACGCCTGGGAAAGCATCGCGGACGCCGTCCTTCGGGTGCACGAGGTTCCCGTGGGGGAGTGCCCGTTCCGCCGGGGGCTGGACGCCATGGTCGACGCGGCGCGCGACGTCGTGACCCGCGAGGCGGTGAACCCGGAATTCCTTCCCGTCGAACAGCAGCGCACCCCGGCCGCGGAACTGCTGGCGCGCCTCGTCCCGCAGATTGCGCGGCGACGGGGCCAAGAGGCCGTCGACAGGGTCGTCTGCCACGGGGATCTGTGCCTGCCCAACATCATTCTCGACCCGCAGACGCTTAACGTGGCGGGCTTTATCGACCTGGGTCGCCTCGGGCTTGCCGACCGTTACGCAGACCTTGCGCTGCTGCTCGCCAATGCACGCGAGACATGGCCGGACGAGGAGCAGGCGCGGGCCGCGGACCGGGCGTTCGCCGAGAGGTACGGCATCACCCTCGACCACGACCGCCTGCGCTTCTACCTCCATCTCGACCCGCTGACCTGGGGTTAGCCCTGTCTCCCGCGGCCTGGGCATCCCCGCTCCCGCTCGTACGTGATGTGTGGTGATCAACGTCAGTGCGCGGCGTGGCCGATCCAATCGAGGAGTAGTAGGCCCTCGGGGCCGTAGCTCAGTCGGTGATGTCCGCTATCTCCCGGCTGCGGCCCGCCCGCTGGATCACGTACGGCATGGCGAGACCGGCTGCGACGAACACACCGCCCATCACGAGCCAGCCGAGCGCTCCCCAGGTCACACAGAGCAGGCCCAGCAGACTCGGTGCGACCACGTAGCACAGGCCCATGCCCAGGCCGAACACTCCGGAGTACTGGCCCTGGGCGTGTGCGGGAGCCAGCCGGAACCGCAGCTCCAGCGATCCGGCCGCATGCCACAGCGAGCCCACCGTATGAAGGGCGACGC includes:
- a CDS encoding APH(3'') family aminoglycoside O-phosphotransferase, which gives rise to MSEHPGPRTVSPVLLGAGGGDGDWLPVTAGESRAVVFRSADAARYAKCVPAVDAVGLKAERDRIAWLGGQGIPGPRVLDWHSGSAGACLVTSAVPGVPADQVSAADLRDAWESIADAVLRVHEVPVGECPFRRGLDAMVDAARDVVTREAVNPEFLPVEQQRTPAAELLARLVPQIARRRGQEAVDRVVCHGDLCLPNIILDPQTLNVAGFIDLGRLGLADRYADLALLLANARETWPDEEQARAADRAFAERYGITLDHDRLRFYLHLDPLTWG